Below is a genomic region from Apteryx mantelli isolate bAptMan1 chromosome 22, bAptMan1.hap1, whole genome shotgun sequence.
ttattttaaggaaaaatatttttagaatattttaaaagttgggcTGGCCTAATGTATTATTTCCTAGACTTACAAGCTTGTTCAATCCAGAGGAGCAAGCTCCTGAAGAATCAGAGGAAGTTTCGGTGCTCTTTCCTTCTTCATAAGCTGTAGTGAATGTCCTGGATACTGCAGAGGAAATCTCTTGAGAAACCCAAGAGGAAGTATCCAAAGCTATTTCATGAGAGTGTCTGTATTTCTCAATGGCTACTGGAAGTTTTTCctctagaattaaaaaaagatggcaaagctggaaaattatttttggatttttttttaaatatcttggtCATATTTGAATAGAAGCATAAAAAGTTCTGTATACCAGCTAATTTGAACAAGAAACTAAAGAAATTATTGTCTGTAAGTGATCTCTTAGCAGATTTCTGCCTGGGATTTCCATCTCAGACACTAATGGCCCAAGACTTTGCCAATTTAAAAGTTTTTAATACTCTATTGCACAAAGTTAATTAAAGTGCAAAGCACAAGGTAATTCATTACCCCTAAACAACACTTAACAAATTCAACAATGCTGAGATCACTTTAGCAGCACTGACAATGTACTATGTGCTTGTCtggctttaaaatgcaaaaaccctaCATTTATCACTCCATACCAGTTTCAAATTCTAAGACAATTTATGATTTCTGAAGGCTACCATAAGCATCAATTCTCAAGTAACTATTTTTCAGAGACCTTTCAGATACTGGCTTTTTCAGCTGTCTGTCTATAAATTCTCCTTTAGTTCTACATATCAGATTCCTTTGATTAAACAGGCTTTTAGCTACAAAGGTGCAACTACCACAGCCAAAGCAAAGATTTCAAACCACAAGCATACCATTTCTTATGATTACTTATTCCAAGCCTGGCGTTATTGCATTGGTACTACATGAAGGGAGTTTCCATGATTCACACCAACCAATTTGACATTAGCAAGTGCTGGCAGAGAAACCTGACTCCCGGCATAGAAAGGTTCAGTCAGTCACTgattcttccttccctcccctccgcaGTTACCTGAGCTGAGCGGAGTGCTGACACTCGTCGGTGCATGACTCGCTCGGGGGGTTTTACAGTTTATATCCTTAGAGTAGCTCTCTTGCTCACAGGAAATACTTGACAAATCCTGAATATCTGTCAGTGATCTAAAGAATTGAAAGATACTCTGACAGTTAGAATATCCACTTCTTATGCTTTTGAATTACTAAATTCTGCTCTTTTCAGGTTCTTTAAATTTCACTTTGTTCAGTCTTGGCTAGCTTTTCAGAAGGCAGTTAGACATTCCCTTTGACAACTTCTCGCAGAATTTCTGGAAGGCTAAAGAACACCATCTTCCATGATCTTGCAGAGACAGAAGAAGTTAATTAACAGCTTTCCCTTCCTTTATGGAACTTCTTCCCTTTAATAATTCTTTTATAAGAAGAAACTCAGTAAATTGCCTCCAAAAAGGGCAAGAGCTTCAAATGTGAACCAGCAGGTACAAAACTATTTCCAAAGCCATAGGAAAATCCCAAGACTTAATGAAAATTAAAGATCTGTTAAGCTAAGACTAACTAAGTCTTAGGAGCCTTTAAAAGAATTACACAGGTAAAAGTGAAACTGCTAAATATCTGCACAGGCAGTGATGTCTACTCAAACTACAAATGTTTTTAAGCAGGTGCAGAACTGAGAAATTAAGAAATCTAACATCTATTGCAGATATACCCTTGTTTACATTTTTCTCATGTAATGATCAGATGTTGACTGTTACCAAATCAGTAATTTATATTCGAATCCCAGCTACCTGTAAAAAGAAACTAACTTTACTAGTTAAGTCACAAACCTATTTTGCTAATTGTTCCTAAGAATCACAATCACCAGCCTATTTTTGTAATAATATTTATGTAACTACACACTAGCAATTTGCTCTTTaacataatttaatttattttgtgtaCTTTACACAGAAGAAACAAGGAATACTCGCACTTAAGCGTGAAGAGGTACACCCAAATTATACTAAGTTAATTGCTtatgaatatgaaaatatttcaagtaagCTAAGATACATGACTGCTCTTTTATATCAATCTCCCTACttatgaaaaaatattatttcaatacTTTAAATAGTATTCTGTCTCTCTGTTTTGGTCTGTCATATGTTCTCATTTTACATGAACAGAAAACTTCTGGAATGATAACAAGCCAACTTGCTGCAGTTTCAGTAGGAAACAGTCTGCGGCCTTACATATCCTTCTCTCTGGATTCTTTCTGCGGCTCCCTTAGTATCACCTCTTGTGCTGCTTCACCACTGGAatgaggaaggggggaaaaaactaaTATTAATTGATCTCCTTGGAAaactatgaaaataaatttttaaagagaaaagatacTAAATACATTTAAAGCACTACCTTCTCTCTGGGATAGACTGAAGCTCCTAAAAACTTTTTGCTTAAAGCCTTAGAAGACAGGGAGAAGGAGAGCTAGATGAAAATGTAGTTTTAAGCACATTACGGACTTGTATCCAATACAGAGAACGCTTCTAACCGACAtcagcagtttccaaagaaaactaactgaaagttaaataaaaatcTGTGAATACACATCACTACATTGTTTTATCATCCTTTGACTAGTCTGCACCGTAAGCTATTGTCTCTCAAACAATCACAACATTCTTCAAGGTCAAGGAGGGATTCAAAGATGATTACTGCTAGATGGTCAGACAATAACAGTACTCTGTCCTGCTGCCAAAAGCTCAATTCTTAAGGAAGGGGAGGAAACAGAAACATCACCCTTTACCATAAGACCAAGCATTTACACTTGCTACCTACCTTTGGTACTGGTAACTCAGTCCCTCTAGAGGAGGGGAGAGAATACAAACACTGACAGTAAATACAGTTCTTACTCCCATACTCTGGAGAAATTCAGCAACTGCTAATTGCAGGGGAACATAAAGATGAGCTAAGGGGAGCCCTTAAGAAGCCTGAAAACTACTGCTGAAAGATCTTCTGTATCTCTTTAAGGGAAACATACCTCTTACAGCATGGGGTGGCGATCCTGGCTGACATCTCTAGGTATTAGACAATACAAAATTCACAGAAATACTGGACATAACCCTCATGTTTGACAGATAATGAGACTGCAAGTATCCAAGCTTGGGATAATATCATCTGTAGGCAAGCTGCACTGAACATACTTGCATCAGTCTTCCCATGGCACGGGAAAGGCATGATCTTCATGCCACCTGAGCTCCAATACCAAAGTACATCAAAATCTAAAACCGATGACAGAAGTCCTAATCTGAATTATCTTTGCTCTATTTAAGACTGTTGTATATAAGTGTAAAAGGAATTGAATATACACAACTTATTTTTTCTATTTCCCTCATTAGGCAGACAAAAAGATACTAAACAGTAAAAGACAAAGCCCCATGAGACTTGTGAAAgtccttttaatattttcttgcCAAGAAAATATTATACATAGTTCATTAAAAAACACCACTGGCATCTTATTTGAATATTAGATATATGAGCAGAATTAATAGAGAGCATACTTTATAACCTAATTTATGCTCGAACTAGCAATGAAAATAATAGTCTTTCTACCTGGCTACAGGCATATGGCTAAGTTGATTCACTCCTAATGCGTTACTGCCAGAATTCtgcgctgctgtgctgcagagtaatatttttcctcctgaatacaaATAACAAATGTTCCCTTGTTATTGGGTTTTGCAAGTACAAAAGAAAATGACACAACTCATTGAACAGGAAATTACaactttattgtattttttaGCTCTTGTGACCTTTGTTGTTGTCAAGagacaaacacatttttaaagacaCATTTTCATAAACATACCACAGCTGCTAGATAGTCAACCACTGGAGCATTGGGGAACACTGCAATATTTACAGATTTGAGCTGAGTAAGACAAATAATAGAACAGATGAACAATGCTGATCCTTGCATTATTTGGCACACACATTGTCAGCTCTTACAGTTTTTAAAACTCAAGAGACTTCAAACAATAAGAGTATTAATGTATAAACACAATTCTAATTGTTTCCAGCACCGTAGCAAGTTATATGAAAAGGTTAACTCAGCCCTAGAACGTAAAACAAAGGTTGCAAGCAGGTTtttaactgaaacacagcaagtatATGATCACTGCACTCAACCTAACCACCATGCCTAAATCCCATCTTCCAAAATCCTATGTGCCCTGAACTCTCATTAATGTAATGGGGAGTAAGAGACCAAGGGGCCCAAAAGAATCTAGCTTCAGCTTTCTAACAGGAACGCTGCTGACAAAAATATAAGTGCAACAAAAGACTTGTTCTTGCTGACTCAAAAGGACCCTCAAAAGAAAGAGCACATTTAACAGCAATACCTGATCCAGCATCACCAGATAGCTGTTTCTGTACACAGACTTCTTGAGTATCTTCTAATTTGCCCTCAGGATTTGAggtctgaaggggaaaaaaggaaacaaattcaaTTTCTCATAGGCAAGTTGTGAAGTGTGGGACAATTCCTATAGGATGAAGTTCAAAGTTATCAGAAGGGCGACACATACACTTTTTAAGAGCTGGCCACTGTGAGGAACAACAGCAAACAGCATGGATTGATTTTAATAATCCATACAACTAGTTTCAAGTCTTCCTTAGGAAATGAATAAAGATTGTTTTAAGACTATGGAGTGCTGTGCTGGATAGAACTaggaaggaaaggctgagaataTCAGCAGCCTTAAACTTTCCTCAACCTACAGTAGCGTAATCTTATGGCTCCATAGATTACATGATTTCCTAGTAAACAAACTTGAATTAAGAAAACaggcttctgatttttttttttttaaaggaaaagcattAGAATTTTCTGACTTTTAGATAAATCTTTATTTGTAGATGTTCtttcaaaagagaataaaaattttTGTTCTTCAGTCTTCTGCAGCACTTCTTCAAATCAAATGGGAATGTAATAAAGCCACATTTGGTTTTACTTACTTCCAAAGTTCTTGACATAGATTTCATTCCTGCCTAGGCTGTGATTTTTACCTCTAGTTTTGAGTTTTCTTGAatagtgggaggaaggaaataatCAGGATCAGGAGTCAAAAATTCTTCAGACACATCAGGAGATGAATCAGGGGAACAGCATAATTCCTTTGAATGCACCTGTGAAAGATGTTATTATTTAAGATGGTTTCTCCACTCCCTATTGAAGAATATGCATTTTAGTCCATAATGTTAAACACTACATCAAGCTGAAACAATATTTAATTTGACCACTCTGTTTCAGTCCTGGTTCCTGCTGCTTAGATTACCCTCACAGTTTACAGAGgtgagggggtgggggtggagaaGGATTGCTAATCAGATTGCAACTGAAAAGTCAGCACTAGCTAGCTGTCATCACAGTTCACTGTGCAATGTGCAGAGTCTAGGCTAAACTGTTTTATAGATAACTAGCAAAAATGAGATTTCTTGGATTACTATACATACTCTGGAGAGATTCTCGACTTGTTGAGGAATGACCAAATTCTTTTGATGGGCCGTTCCAGACTCTGCTTGCTCATCTTTTGATGGTGACGGGCAACTTCTCCCTAGTATGTCGCAACAGATGCAACTATTACGCAAAGAATAATGTGGACTGAGCGGTCAGAACCACTGAGGGAATATCAGTGAGAGTAAAGACAGCAAAGCTACCTGATCTGTCAGGAACATGCTGCAATAAAGACAGTTAAACACTCACATCATTAATCCAGACATGTGAAGCTTTCCTTGTTCCTTTCTCCATAACTATTATGAGCGTGCTTATCCACTGCAGTGCTACAGAAAAAGCATCTTTGAAGTCTGATTGAAAAAATAAAGGCAGGAAAGCATGTTCCATAGATTTGAAAGCTTTGGGTCTCTAATGCTGATAAGATAATCAATGATGAAGGGTCTCTGAGCTCACTGGACACTACATTCATCtattaaaacataaataataGACTAAGCAAAGTATTATGTTCTTCAGTGACTAACCCATTGACCTGCTTTGGGGGAAGACTCTGGAAAAAAAGATGGCCAATTACTGTAACAAAATCACAGAAGCTAAAATCTAGTGGGAGTGTgagagacaaaatatttttttctgcagcctTACCTCCAAAACTTTTGAATGCAGACTCCAGGTCACTCTCCTCAGATTCAGATCTCCCCTCACTGCCCAGATCCTCAACACTGTCACCTGCCTTCCACCCGCTATCTTTCTGCCAGTCTTGACTTTTTTGGACTCTGACAGTGACATGTTGAAAGGCTTCCTTTATACTCTCAGCTTCACTTTCAGACGTATATTCACTGGGTGGATATGGAGAGATGAGTTCCAGTTGTCCTGAAGCCACTCTTCTGGCCATCTGTTTTACCTCAGctacacaaaaggaaaaaagtcaccTGTCCACACAACAGAATTTGAAATGTCAAACCTTTCCCCGTGTTTCATGGTGTCTGCAGACTTGGAAATGTTAAGGTTACAGCCTGTAGATTTCTTATTGTCAGAAGAGCTAGACACTTCTCTTTTAAAGGAAAGTTCAAAACCTGCATAAGCTGATGCGGACAGGCCTTTACAAGAACAATTTTCATTCGTTTgaattgtttatttttcatgCTGTACTGCCATCCAGTGGTCACTGCTATACTACCCTCTCTGAATTATACGCTGTCCCTCCCTTACATCCTCAGAACAGGGTCAaaattgtggttgtgatgactcCACACCCTGAATGAGCAAGACAGGATCCTACTCATCTTGTTTTCCTCCAAAACAGCCTAATAGATCAGTTAAGGCATCCAGATCTTTAAGTGACAAAATGTTGAGGTTTTAATACACCACCCTGCAAGCAAGGATCACTAACCATAATGTTGATTAACACTGATTTACTTACTCCTCCATTCTGATTGCATCATCCTTCTCTCCTCACTTATTTTGGTACTGTGAATTGCAGGTGTTGATTTGGGACAGCACCTACAATAGATTGTTAGGAAACACATCAAACTTAATTCACAAGTGTATCGTGTTAAGGATTTGCAAGTCAGCAAAACACTAATTTTTTCAGTGTTAATTAAAAGGCTCAGAGCACACATGCTCTAAGAACCCAATGGAATTAACATACTGAACAAAACTAACAGAAGCTTAGAAAGCACAGACACGACTTTAGGTCTATTATGGATTAGCTAGACAAGTGATAATTTAGAATCTAGATTTCAAAGGCTGTCAACTACCTTCAAATGACATATCTAAACACTGATATACACTGAGTGCTATGTAGATTTGCATCATTAGGTCAGTAAGCCAATCAGTGGACACCAAAGATACAACTACAGAGAGCAGGgacaatatttaaaagaaaaacaaacaaaaaaaccactataGCAAACCAGACTAACCAATGTATGGTTTAGCAAGACTTTCCTACACTCGCAGCCCCTAACATCGGGCCTAGTTCTACACCTATGAAAGTCTAAGTATTTCCACTTAGAATTGAATGAAGCTGTGCATAGAGTGGAACCATCCTAACCAGTATCAGTATTATTTTAAACTTCCTTATTAGATTGCTCTCCTCAGGCATTGCCACAGTTCAGGACCAACCTACTTGACACCACCCCTTGAAAACTATGCACGTTTCCACATATATTTACACGTCTAATGatatacatacacataaacaTACATCTCTATATATATTAAAgtcatttaaacattttaaaacaattttaatatAGTGAGACATCATTCATCACACCAGTTTCTACCTCTGCCAATTCTAGCCCTTGGGTGGCGACCACAGAGCTCTGGCAGAAAAGCATGTGGAATCTGTCAGATCACAACTCCTTACCAGTAGCTGCCTTGTCACAGCAGTTATCCTGTCAGCTCTGCAGCTGACGAGTCACAGGGTCCTAATTGGATGGGTGGCTTTTGGCTTACCGAGAAAACATTCAACGTCATCTTTAACCCTGGATGTGTCCACTTTTGACAGTGGCTGTAGTGAGATGAATCTGCTGGAATTCATTCTTTTGTGGATACGATCAGAACTCACCACCTTTCTTCTTCAATTCCACTTGCTGCAGAACGTGAATCACCCCCTTTCTGACACTGCAAGGTGAACTTTTTTTTGCATCTCTGAGATACACGTGGGAGCAATCGCTGAAACGAGTCCAACAAGCCGTGACTCAGCACACGTCAGGCACTCCTGCGGTAATTCTGACGAGAGCTATGAGGCATACTAAGAACCAGACCATGCAAACTGTATTCCCAAGGCTTTATTTCAGTAGCACTGCTCATGCGAAAGGATGACAGCTCCAGGCCTTAACCCAGTAAAAACTCTGCTATGGATTTCTAGCAGGTTTCATACATGTGCAAGACGACTGCCCCAACATGTGGTTCCACAGGGAATGAGTGGATCCAGACAATTCAAGATTATTCCCACAGCAAATATGAATTTCTTTCTTTACCGTTCTCTTTGGGCTAAGCATGTCAACTACTTACATTTCAATAATCAAAACAATCTAGAAGTTATTATGAAGTGATAGCTCTGGCTTCCATAACCAAGTATACAACACCTCCCCCAACACCTTCTTCTGCTTCCTCTTTTCCCCCAGCCCCACCCCCATTTTAGTGCAAGACTTTCTTCCCTACAGAGGCACCGGTCTAATTTAATCTAAGgtctaaaattattttctaaggATCCAGGAAGAACAAGACATATCAATGTACTGTGAGCCAAAAAACCTGCAGATGGAGAAGATACAGCAAGGTCTCcttatgtgttttttctttctttctttctttttttttttaagacaaatttgAACAGTACTTGTTTAATGATGCATTCCTGCATGCAAAATTGTGCACATCAATATGATAATCAGGACACAAAAATCCAAGGCCATTTTTTAAGTATAATTTGAATAGTTTCATGTCATGAACTATCAGTACAACAAGCAGGCATGAAACTGCTCAAAATACTAGTTAGAGCAATCCAGGGCCATAAGTAAAGCTGTAATgtatgtatgaaaaaaaaaaccaaaaaaacaaaaaaaaaccctagttttTTGTGGAAATAAAGGAAGTAACACTATTGCACCATTGAGCTGACTGTTCTCTACTCCATGAACAATGTGTTTGGCATACACATATTTTAAAAGGTAGAAAAGCTATAGATTCTGCCCTTGCTTTTGGACAGCATCCAGAACCATGTCTCTATTCACTACCACAATCCCACTGAAGAACCTAGTAGTGATAAATGCACAGTTGCCCTGCTCAACACTTTACCTCACAATCTAGGTCCATTTGATCATCCAGGCTTTTCACTGTGCTGAAGCTgaatttgtcttcatttttagTCTTACTCCTCTGAGAAAAGCACTTCTGCTTCTCCTTCTGGATTGCCCATGTTCCCTCAGCTGCCTTTGGAATAGCTTGGAAATGGTCGCCACCCAAAACTCCTTGTGCCTGACATGTTATCAGCGGTGCAATATAGTCACTTGATGGTGGACCTATAGCCTTCCATAAAAAAGTATTAACTCTGGAAAATGGGCTATTGGCATTTTGAGGAATATCATCAGATCTGTTCCAGGATCTTTCTAGAAAAACCTGCTTAGAAGTCTGATTCATTTGGACTTCCTGGAGCAGCTTCCTTTGCTTCTCAGCAGTCTCTAATTCGTTTAGTTTCTCCTCTGTTCTGCACAGGGATCCTGATGCCTGCTGCAACATGCTCTGAGCAATCTTTAGATTAAGGACACATTTGCTGATGTGCTGCCCAGTTTGGGATGGACTACTCATTCTTTTCCCAGCATCTCCTCTCACTTGTGATTGCTTGCACGGCTCAGAGGCCTCATTtatcctttcttcctcttctgtagTGTACTCTGTACCTGATTCTGAAAAGCTGCCTTCCTTATCAACTGGCTTTTCCTCACAGTGCATTCCAGGGGATGCAAATAGGTCTCTGAGGGTAGCCTTATCttctttttgctgcctttttttatcCTTCAGATTATAACCTAGCACAGTGCCTCCTTCCAGAAAGTCTTCATGAAATTCTGGGTAATCGACAAagatttcattcatttcaaaGCTACAGAGGCTCTCATCCACATCACTGACACTGCAGGTCACCTGGAGTTCAGAAGCTACATCATGGCTTTTTTCCCATGCAACTGGCTGTAGACTGCTTGGTGTCTCACCATCCACTAAAGCCTCAGACTCCTCAGGAAAACCAGAGTATCTTTGGGCAGGAGAgttacctggaaaaaaaataaataaataaaaataaaaataaaaaatcagctgTTAAGTGTTAAGCTGCTCCTCCAGATGTCCGTTGCTTCACATTGCTTTCACCCATTTAGGAGTCCACACATTTTAGTTCTTACATGAGCAACACTTCATTCCCTCTATTGAAGACAATGTGCCTGCACTTCAATGACTAATTAGATGTACAGTCTTGAGCTTATATTAATAATTAGGGTGCTAGCTAGAATCCAAATCTCATAGCCTTCTGTTTTCAAACTGTGTCACCAAATCTGTAAGCGCTTGCATTTTAATTATTAAGAGTAGACCCTCATGCACTGAGGGACATGCTAAGTGGAGGATACACGACATCTTGCTGAACCGAAACTCACCAATCTCTGTTATCTCTTCTCCTTCCAATCCCAGTGTTCTTTCACGGTAGTTAAAAGCTGATGCTAAACAGATGTTTATGTCAGCCAAGACAGCAGACCTTTGTGCTTTTGGTATTTCATCAGCATGACCAGTTTGAGACTCAGTCAAGTCCTGTAATGCGAGAAATGCTATAAAATACAATTACATTTGACAAAACAATGCCTCCAGCTTCTATTTTAAGGTGATTTGTCTCCATGATCAGAGAAGGATACTCTCAAGTTCAGATTTGACACAAGAAAATCCTTCCACCTAGATTCAAGCAAAATGACCTAAATTTGAATAGACATTAACTCTGATTAACcaaatgctatttaaaaagcacaaaaggcTACAATCCTGGAAGTCACCTTTAAGTCATTCTTCATCAGGTACTGAATATCCTGAAGGTTCATGGAACGGTTCTTCTGCTTAGGTTCTAGCCCTGACTTTACAATATCATAATAGGGTTTCGGAAGTCTGACATCCGCTTCTAAATGCTGTCCCGAACTTACGAGCTGTTTAATAACTGAGTCTTCATGACCATCCCAGGGAAGTGTTTCTACAAGACATGTAACAGACTTTATACATTACAAGCTATATATTAATGCTAATAAAAGTCAGAGACACAGAAGTATTGTCTGGACGTTCCATAATTTACAGCTTCCAGCACTCAGTCCAGTCCAGCTTCTCCTCTCTATCTACAGCCAGCAGTAGATGATTTCAAggaggctgacagaaatctctcTAGTAAACAGCTATGCAATAGCCCACAGTGGATTCTTCACTCTCAACTAGTTGGTAGAGGGTTTAATTTTTAGGATAATTGTTTATCCTCCTTCACTGTCAAAGTAGTCAAAGTCAATATATGTGTCATCACCTGAAGTTCATCTCTAAGTTATCTTAGTGATCAAAAGGATCAAAGTTCTACAGGCTCATTTTGCGCTTTGCAAAGCACTAACTGAATGCTTTGTTGTCCTTGCattaagagaaaagaaacagcGGAAAAAACACTACAGAAAATTGCATCTAATATCTATCCTTAATCCCATCCTTCAGCTTTGCAATTTTGAACTTTTCAATTTCATTTTACAAAAGTTTTCACTAGCTTTTGCCATtgtcattaactttttttttcttttgccttgaaGTTTTCCTCTTCCAGGTTAACTCTATTTGTGTAATCATGGCAAGGTTTTACAGAATCACATAAGGAAATTAAACAGACATTTGGGGGCTGAGAGTCCACACTGAAAACATTCAGCAGACTACCCTAGTGACAAAAGTCTAAATCTACAGATATACCTGTCAAGGCCTCCTGCATTATTGTACAGAAGCTATAAATATCCGACTTGGTTGTGACAGTTTTCTCAAGGATTACTTCAGGAGAGCACCATTTATACAGCTGGATTGGGACAGGAATACGAGTCAGATCACTGTGTTCTCCTCCATCTctgctgtataaaaaaaaaaagttagatattGGGATACAGAAAACACTCAGCTAGAAGTTATGTCTTTTGGAATTAAGCATCTGAGtttgttacattttctttttgtttaaattattccCACTCTCCCCACATTTAGCAAGACAATGAACCTAGAAGGTCCAAAGTAGACCTGCAAAAATCTCTAATATTTTCACAtcaataaatactgtattttggcACTACACAGCAGAGACCTCTGCTGGTGAAAGTAATATCTTTCAAAAATTTACActcaaaaataaatcagaaaaagttaaaaatttCCCAATAACATTTTTACAACCAACCCTTTAAGATCTGGCCAGTGTGCTCAGACCATAGGCAAAAGACAAGAAAGTGCCACCTAGTCTGTCaaatgtttgttttgcagtgcATACTTATGTCTAGAAGCTGACTTCCCCCTTCTCTACAAACagtaattttttaaattcttgCTCATATCACAGTAAACTGTATCTGTCAAAAACATGGTAGCTATAAGTAACAGCCAAGATTAATAAACTGAGTTTGCAAGGATGTTACAAAATGTCTTTGTTCCTTTCAGCACATTTCCATCGGTAAGTTTTTGTTTAAGCCAATTTTACCCTCACTTTACAGTTTAACCAGCCAACTTCTCCCTTTCTAGACCGACTGCATTACAGCAAAGTAGTATTTTgaaaaagtaagaggaaaaaaaaaatggtgtccctcataaaagaaacaaaaatgtactAAAGCCTCCTCTTGTCCCTGGGTATCCTTAACAACCACCAGCTCAGCGAGGTGCGAGAGCCTCAGCCCTTTCAGGATAAGCCTCCCTAAGCACAAGCTCATTACAACAAAAACAGGCTTAAATTGCTTTCTGCCCAGCAACAGAATTAGTGACTCAAAGAGGAATTGCATCTCTGTTCACCAACATCGGGTTCTGTTTCTCCATGATGGTACTTTTATACTCCAGTAAAGAGCTTCTTCTCTAACTAGCTTCTATTCTCAAATACTTACAACTAACATAAAAATTAAGTGCACGAGATTTGCCATGTTACCTGAAGCGAAGTTAATGTACCTGCGCAGAAACGACTGAATTTTTTACTCCTGTTG
It encodes:
- the TEX14 gene encoding inactive serine/threonine-protein kinase TEX14 isoform X6 translates to MAHAVPVPIPCPVQLGSIKNDTLEAELHEYVRQGNYVKVKKLLKKGIFVDAVNSLGQTSLFTAALLGLGKIVDVLLDYGSDPNHRCYDGSTPVHAAAFSGNQWILSKLLDGGGDLRVHDKDGKNPQYWAMSAGKESSAQMLEFIQRCTSHMQAAIQSFPSELLRKVDSSKALICSPSRFGGLVQGNVESPLSRFLKGGANSARNIYSFGFGKFYLTGSRHLGYLASLPIIGEKEVVQADDEPTFAYHVGPYMIMTNLMWGGSRVTVKELSFEPHQNCSKLRLADLLIAEQEYSSRDGGEHSDLTRIPVPIQLYKWCSPEVILEKTVTTKSDIYSFCTIMQEALTETLPWDGHEDSVIKQLVSSGQHLEADVRLPKPYYDIVKSGLEPKQKNRSMNLQDIQYLMKNDLKDLTESQTGHADEIPKAQRSAVLADINICLASAFNYRERTLGLEGEEITEIGNSPAQRYSGFPEESEALVDGETPSSLQPVAWEKSHDVASELQVTCSVSDVDESLCSFEMNEIFVDYPEFHEDFLEGGTVLGYNLKDKKRQQKEDKATLRDLFASPGMHCEEKPVDKEGSFSESGTEYTTEEEERINEASEPCKQSQVRGDAGKRMSSPSQTGQHISKCVLNLKIAQSMLQQASGSLCRTEEKLNELETAEKQRKLLQEVQMNQTSKQVFLERSWNRSDDIPQNANSPFSRVNTFLWKAIGPPSSDYIAPLITCQAQGVLGGDHFQAIPKAAEGTWAIQKEKQKCFSQRSKTKNEDKFSFSTVKSLDDQMDLDCERLLPRVSQRCKKKFTLQCQKGGDSRSAASGIEEERWCCPKSTPAIHSTKISEERRMMQSEWRTEVKQMARRVASGQLELISPYPPSEYTSESEAESIKEAFQHVTVRVQKSQDWQKDSGWKAGDSVEDLGSEGRSESEESDLESAFKSFGGRSCPSPSKDEQAESGTAHQKNLVIPQQVENLSRVHSKELCCSPDSSPDVSEEFLTPDPDYFLPPTIQENSKLETSNPEGKLEDTQEVCVQKQLSGDAGSGGKILLCSTAAQNSGSNALGVNQLSHMPVASGEAAQEVILREPQKESREKDISLTDIQDLSSISCEQESYSKDINCKTPRASHAPTSVSTPLSSEEKLPVAIEKYRHSHEIALDTSSWVSQEISSAVSRTFTTAYEEGKSTETSSDSSGACSSGLNKLSRLSVIAPSLRSIRKESALSQTSNHFIDELPPPAQELLDGIEYLKQQDSTTQDFKEEALYGCGVPIKVSDQIKIEDREAKKETERNEKRDHSLWTEETLNLAEETERAHSTLDDILERMLHTVPEDEENQEQPQVHTPRAANLNDPGDGGMKNGVKECKTRGESREPESCAGSPEDPHHEDQKFRLRRQLSWASPFRVIVLDQSSPPP